The Acidobacteriota bacterium genome has a segment encoding these proteins:
- a CDS encoding NAD(P)/FAD-dependent oxidoreductase, whose translation MPKIYDAVVIGGGHNGLVCAAYLARGGMKTLVVERRHVLGGATVTEEIYPGYKYTVLSYVIAMLRPEIIKDLDLTRRGLVILPMKGSYTPLPNGDRLFVDGTEDDVRREMSRFSKKDAEVFPHFQNIMVKLGKFAKRFLEIVPPDPTSFRPRDLRKFLDLGKHFRALDDDAFSFVRLMTMSVSDWLDLFFESDTIKAQIGINGIIGTHLGVRSPGTAYVLLHHYMGAEGSGAWGVPRGGMGGMIESMENAAKAFGAEIRTEAPVEKILTKNGKTVGVVLKGGEEIRAKTVVSSVDPMLTFTKMLGPDDTPPEFQDHLRKFKLRGSSGKVNLSLDRLPTFPSLPDPEKVGFADILISPSMEYMERAYDDAKYGDFSREPFVETIFPSVYDPTMAPKGKHVASMFVQYAPYKLREGLVWDEKHREAFGDAVVNAVAKYSPDLKDLILHRQVVSPFDMEQEFGLGEGNIFQGELTPDQLFFLRPVPGYAKFRMPVRKLYMCGSAVHPGGGVMGAPGRLAALEMLKDFGSASA comes from the coding sequence ATGCCTAAAATCTACGATGCCGTCGTTATAGGCGGCGGGCACAACGGGCTTGTGTGCGCCGCGTACCTTGCAAGAGGAGGAATGAAAACCCTGGTTGTCGAGCGGCGCCACGTCCTGGGCGGCGCGACCGTGACGGAAGAAATTTATCCCGGCTACAAATACACCGTCCTCTCTTACGTTATAGCGATGCTGCGGCCCGAGATCATCAAGGATCTGGACCTCACCAGACGCGGCCTCGTCATTCTGCCCATGAAGGGCTCCTACACCCCCCTGCCGAACGGGGACAGGCTCTTCGTAGATGGCACCGAAGACGACGTCCGCCGGGAAATGAGCCGCTTCTCCAAAAAAGACGCCGAGGTCTTTCCGCACTTCCAGAACATCATGGTGAAGCTAGGGAAATTCGCCAAGCGGTTCCTCGAGATAGTCCCTCCCGACCCGACGTCGTTCCGCCCGCGCGACCTCCGCAAGTTCCTAGACCTCGGCAAGCACTTCCGGGCGCTGGACGACGACGCCTTCTCCTTCGTCCGGCTCATGACGATGAGCGTCAGCGACTGGCTGGACCTGTTCTTCGAGTCGGACACGATCAAGGCCCAGATCGGCATCAACGGCATCATCGGGACGCACCTGGGCGTCCGCTCCCCCGGGACCGCTTACGTGCTGCTTCACCACTACATGGGGGCCGAGGGCAGCGGTGCGTGGGGCGTTCCCCGCGGGGGCATGGGGGGCATGATCGAGTCCATGGAAAATGCGGCGAAGGCTTTCGGCGCCGAGATCCGCACCGAGGCTCCGGTGGAAAAAATTCTCACGAAGAACGGCAAGACGGTCGGCGTCGTGCTCAAAGGCGGCGAGGAGATTCGCGCCAAGACGGTCGTCTCGTCCGTCGACCCGATGCTCACGTTCACGAAGATGCTCGGCCCCGACGACACGCCGCCGGAGTTCCAGGACCACCTCCGCAAATTCAAGCTGCGCGGCTCCTCGGGCAAGGTCAATCTGTCCCTGGACAGGCTTCCGACGTTCCCGAGCCTCCCGGATCCCGAGAAAGTCGGATTCGCGGACATCTTGATATCTCCGAGCATGGAGTACATGGAGCGGGCCTACGACGACGCGAAGTACGGAGATTTCTCCCGCGAGCCTTTCGTGGAGACGATCTTCCCTTCCGTCTACGACCCCACGATGGCGCCGAAGGGCAAGCACGTGGCGTCCATGTTCGTCCAGTACGCTCCCTACAAGCTCAGGGAGGGCCTCGTATGGGACGAAAAGCACCGCGAGGCGTTCGGCGACGCGGTGGTGAACGCCGTGGCAAAATACTCGCCCGACCTGAAGGACCTGATCCTGCACCGCCAGGTGGTCTCGCCGTTTGACATGGAGCAGGAGTTCGGCCTCGGGGAGGGCAACATCTTCCAGGGCGAGCTCACGCCGGACCAGCTTTTCTTTCTCCGCCCCGTGCCCGGCTATGCCAAGTTCCGGATGCCCGTGAGGAAACTCTACATGTGCGGCTCCGCCGTCCACCCCGGGGGCGGCGTGATGGGGGCCCCGGGACGGCTTGCGGCGCTCGAGATGCTCAAGGACTTCGGAAGCGCAAGCGCCTGA
- a CDS encoding aminomethyltransferase family protein gives MPTGTPFHSRTSALCETQYWGQWAGYFVAASYQHAQECEYFAIRNTAGLIDVTPLFKYRIRGRDAERFVNRLITRDITKCKVGQVFYTPWCDGDGKVIDDGTVLRLGEDDFRIVTGDPTWWWLHENVVGMNVKFEDESDSVAAAALQGPLSRDILKQVCDADLDSLKYFHVTRTAIGGVDVELSRTGYTGDLGYEVWVPAEGAERVWDALMDGGKNYGIVPAGQDAMLIARVEAGLVIIDLDFIGALKAMIASQKHSPFEIGLDWTVNLKKEMFVGRRALAEEKRRGSPRKLAGFQVDWGEYENYYDAVGLSAEVPDTAWTDSTPVYTRDEETQIGKATSGTWSPMASQYVAFGTVEAAYAQLGTKLKMELTFEHVPRLVTVKVVKLPFFDPPRKKA, from the coding sequence ATGCCAACAGGAACTCCATTCCACTCCCGGACCTCGGCCCTGTGCGAGACCCAATACTGGGGCCAGTGGGCGGGTTACTTCGTGGCTGCATCCTACCAGCACGCCCAGGAGTGCGAGTACTTCGCCATTCGCAACACTGCCGGCCTAATCGACGTCACGCCCCTCTTCAAGTACAGGATTCGCGGCCGCGACGCCGAGCGCTTCGTCAACCGGCTCATCACGAGGGACATCACGAAATGCAAGGTGGGGCAGGTGTTCTACACGCCCTGGTGCGACGGGGACGGAAAGGTCATCGACGACGGGACCGTGCTGCGCCTCGGCGAGGACGATTTCCGCATCGTGACGGGGGACCCGACGTGGTGGTGGCTTCACGAGAACGTCGTCGGGATGAACGTGAAATTCGAGGACGAAAGCGACAGCGTAGCCGCCGCGGCCCTACAGGGCCCCCTCTCACGCGACATCTTGAAACAGGTATGCGACGCCGATCTCGATTCCCTGAAATACTTTCACGTCACGCGCACCGCGATCGGCGGCGTCGACGTCGAGCTCTCGCGCACGGGCTACACCGGCGACCTCGGGTACGAGGTCTGGGTGCCGGCGGAGGGCGCCGAGCGGGTGTGGGACGCCCTGATGGACGGTGGAAAGAACTACGGCATCGTCCCCGCCGGCCAGGATGCGATGCTCATCGCCCGCGTCGAGGCCGGGCTCGTCATCATCGACCTGGACTTCATCGGCGCTTTGAAGGCGATGATCGCCTCGCAGAAGCATTCCCCGTTTGAGATCGGTCTCGACTGGACGGTGAATCTCAAAAAGGAGATGTTCGTCGGCCGCCGGGCCCTGGCCGAGGAAAAGCGCAGGGGCTCGCCGAGAAAGCTGGCCGGCTTCCAGGTGGACTGGGGCGAGTACGAAAATTACTACGACGCCGTGGGGCTTTCGGCGGAGGTGCCCGACACCGCCTGGACCGACAGCACACCGGTTTACACCCGCGACGAAGAAACGCAGATCGGCAAAGCGACCAGCGGAACCTGGTCGCCGATGGCGTCGCAATACGTGGCCTTCGGGACCGTGGAAGCCGCCTACGCCCAGCTCGGCACCAAGCTCAAGATGGAGCTCACCTTCGAGCACGTGCCCCGACTGGTGACGGTGAAGGTGGTCAAGCTTCCCTTCTTCGATCCGCCCCGCAAGAAGGCGTAG
- a CDS encoding methyl-accepting chemotaxis protein, whose translation MAKGDLTQRVHALSRDEIADLAKSFNTMADTLETIIGRIQEGNRRLGGVRNQIGEAAERLGQGTSVQATTFENISASIEEMNQSIQSIADSVNDLSVSSEETSSSILEMAATIEQVSNSTESLTDSVNDSAATTTEMVQSIRAIDQNVENLKEFVASTSSAVEEMDVSIRQVEQSAGQSNTLSVEVSEKARRGRETVTKTADSMENIRGLVTRSSDMVSQLGQRSQEVGKIVNVIEDIAEQTNLLALNAAIIAAQAGEEGRGFAVVADEIRELAERTASSTKDIADLIGGVQEQTGETIKLIKEGSRGVEEGVALSQEAGNSLEDILSGAQQSAEMAERIARATQEQASSSQSIRRAVEQVRTMVEEIRRATQEQTQGSEQIQRVLERMRDMTSQVKRATVEQHQGSQLITAAVEVVNEKVGNIQSATQQQAQGSQQILHSLERHNEVIEASRRSVEELQEVVSVLQNQARALEEEIRTFRLRGQ comes from the coding sequence ATGGCCAAGGGCGACCTTACGCAGCGCGTCCACGCGCTTTCCAGGGACGAGATCGCCGACCTGGCCAAGAGCTTCAACACCATGGCGGACACGCTCGAGACCATCATCGGCCGCATTCAGGAGGGCAACCGCCGCCTGGGCGGCGTGCGGAACCAGATCGGCGAGGCGGCCGAGCGGCTGGGCCAGGGCACCTCGGTGCAGGCCACGACTTTCGAGAACATCTCGGCTTCCATCGAGGAGATGAACCAGTCCATCCAGAGCATCGCCGACAGCGTTAACGACCTGTCCGTTTCCTCGGAAGAGACGTCGTCGTCCATCCTGGAGATGGCGGCGACCATCGAGCAGGTGTCGAACAGCACGGAGTCCCTGACCGATTCGGTCAACGACTCCGCGGCCACGACGACCGAGATGGTGCAGTCCATCAGGGCGATCGACCAGAACGTCGAGAACCTGAAGGAATTCGTCGCGAGCACCTCGTCGGCCGTGGAGGAGATGGACGTTTCCATCCGCCAGGTGGAGCAGTCCGCGGGGCAGTCGAACACGCTTTCCGTGGAGGTTTCCGAAAAAGCCCGCCGCGGCCGCGAAACGGTCACGAAGACGGCGGACTCCATGGAGAACATCCGTGGCCTCGTGACCCGCTCGAGCGACATGGTATCGCAGCTCGGGCAGCGCTCGCAGGAGGTCGGAAAAATCGTGAACGTCATCGAGGACATCGCGGAGCAGACGAACCTTCTCGCCCTGAACGCCGCCATCATAGCGGCGCAGGCGGGCGAGGAGGGCCGGGGCTTCGCCGTGGTGGCCGACGAGATTCGGGAGCTCGCCGAGCGCACGGCCTCGTCCACGAAGGACATCGCCGATCTCATCGGCGGCGTCCAGGAGCAGACCGGGGAGACCATCAAGCTCATAAAGGAAGGCTCGCGCGGCGTGGAGGAGGGCGTGGCGCTTTCGCAGGAGGCCGGCAACAGCCTCGAGGACATCCTCAGCGGCGCGCAGCAGTCGGCCGAGATGGCCGAGCGCATCGCCCGGGCCACGCAGGAGCAGGCCTCGTCGAGCCAGTCCATCCGCCGCGCCGTGGAGCAGGTGCGCACGATGGTCGAGGAAATCCGCCGCGCCACCCAGGAGCAGACGCAGGGAAGCGAGCAGATCCAGCGCGTGCTCGAGCGCATGCGCGACATGACGAGCCAGGTGAAGCGCGCCACCGTCGAGCAGCACCAGGGCAGCCAGCTCATCACGGCCGCCGTCGAGGTCGTGAACGAAAAGGTCGGCAACATCCAGAGCGCGACGCAGCAGCAGGCCCAGGGGAGCCAGCAGATTCTGCACTCACTCGAGCGGCACAACGAGGTCATCGAGGCGAGCCGCCGGAGCGTCGAGGAACTCCAGGAGGTCGTGAGCGTGCTCCAAAACCAGGCGCGGGCCCTCGAGGAGGAGATTCGCACGTTCCGACTGCGCGGCCAGTAG
- a CDS encoding purine-binding chemotaxis protein CheW, producing the protein MDVQLIGFRVGSQYYAVNILSVVQIILPREPVKVAQAPPFVEGVIRLRNLVIPVVDLRRRFNVEVSERRKNRIIVLRLDSGEDAQHLGLVVDEATQVIRTETEKFLRAPQVLTEGDAAYSGDVYQDAEQRLYMVLDIGRILTPVERRQLESELSTSQMPAEGS; encoded by the coding sequence ATGGACGTTCAGCTCATCGGCTTCCGCGTGGGCTCCCAGTACTACGCCGTCAACATCCTCTCCGTGGTCCAGATTATTCTTCCCCGGGAGCCCGTCAAGGTGGCGCAGGCGCCACCCTTCGTCGAGGGCGTCATACGGCTGCGGAACCTCGTGATTCCCGTCGTCGACCTGCGCCGCCGCTTCAACGTCGAGGTGTCGGAGCGGCGCAAAAACCGCATCATCGTGTTGCGGCTTGATTCGGGCGAGGACGCGCAGCACCTGGGCCTCGTCGTGGACGAGGCGACGCAGGTCATTCGCACGGAGACGGAAAAGTTCCTGCGCGCCCCCCAGGTCCTCACCGAGGGGGATGCGGCCTACAGCGGCGATGTCTATCAGGACGCGGAGCAGCGACTCTACATGGTGCTCGACATCGGGCGCATCCTCACGCCCGTCGAGAGGCGGCAGCTCGAGAGCGAGCTTTCTACTTCCCAGATGCCCGCGGAAGGAAGCTGA
- the gatB gene encoding Asp-tRNA(Asn)/Glu-tRNA(Gln) amidotransferase subunit GatB — MTEQEYRATIGLEIHAQLLTKSKLFCFCSTRFGDPPNTHTCPVCLGFPGSLPALNHQALGYAIRAARALGCRVNGRSRFSRKNYFYPDLPKGYQISQYRLPLAVEGFIEIPVSGASKRVRIHRVHMEEDAGKLVHLAHEGTGTGTAVDLNRAGVPLIEIVSEPDINSPEEAQAYMSELRLVLLHLGVCACNMEEGNLRCDANVSIAPAGSKELGTRTEIKNLNSMRFLRQALEYEIERQEEILREGGKVVLDTLLFDPEKRETRSMRSKEEAHDYRYFPEPDLPPVEVDEVWLREIEENLPELPMKKRERFVRDFGIPAYDADVLTQEPELAAFFEETARLGGDPKAASNWLMTEALREVKESGVALRESKLTPALLAELLKLVAGGAVSGKIAKEIFPEVFRAGTSPRALVEKKGLGQISDEGALRGVVEEVLKEHASVAEEVRGGKEKSFGFLMGQVMKKTRGRANPKSVQKIMREAIGKG; from the coding sequence ATGACGGAGCAAGAATACCGCGCCACCATCGGCCTCGAGATCCATGCCCAGCTCCTCACGAAGAGCAAGCTGTTTTGCTTCTGCTCGACGCGCTTCGGAGACCCGCCGAACACCCACACGTGCCCCGTGTGCCTGGGTTTTCCCGGGTCGCTTCCCGCGCTTAATCACCAGGCGCTCGGCTACGCCATTCGCGCGGCGCGCGCGCTTGGCTGCCGCGTCAACGGGCGCTCCCGGTTTTCCAGGAAAAACTACTTCTACCCCGATCTTCCCAAGGGCTACCAGATAAGCCAGTACCGGCTCCCGCTCGCCGTCGAGGGTTTTATCGAGATTCCAGTAAGCGGCGCCTCGAAGCGCGTCCGCATCCACCGCGTCCACATGGAGGAGGACGCGGGAAAGTTGGTTCACCTGGCGCACGAGGGAACCGGCACGGGCACGGCCGTGGACCTGAACCGCGCCGGCGTTCCCCTCATCGAGATAGTCAGCGAGCCCGACATCAACTCGCCCGAGGAGGCGCAGGCGTACATGTCGGAGCTTCGCCTGGTTCTTCTTCACCTCGGCGTATGCGCCTGCAACATGGAGGAGGGAAACCTCCGCTGCGACGCCAACGTCTCGATCGCCCCGGCCGGTTCGAAAGAACTTGGCACGCGAACGGAAATCAAGAACCTGAACTCCATGCGCTTCCTCCGGCAGGCGCTCGAGTACGAGATCGAGCGCCAGGAAGAGATTCTACGGGAAGGCGGAAAGGTCGTCCTCGATACGCTTCTTTTCGATCCCGAGAAGCGCGAGACCCGCTCCATGCGCTCCAAGGAGGAGGCTCACGATTACCGCTACTTTCCGGAGCCCGACCTGCCGCCCGTCGAGGTGGATGAGGTGTGGCTCCGGGAGATCGAGGAGAATCTGCCCGAGCTTCCCATGAAGAAGCGCGAGCGCTTCGTGCGCGACTTCGGCATACCGGCGTACGACGCGGACGTGCTCACGCAGGAGCCCGAGCTCGCGGCGTTCTTCGAGGAGACGGCGCGCCTCGGGGGCGACCCGAAGGCCGCGAGCAACTGGCTCATGACGGAGGCGCTGCGCGAGGTGAAGGAGTCGGGAGTGGCGCTCCGGGAGTCCAAGCTCACGCCCGCGCTCCTTGCGGAGCTCCTGAAGCTCGTGGCCGGGGGCGCCGTGAGCGGAAAGATTGCGAAGGAGATTTTTCCCGAGGTTTTCCGGGCCGGCACCTCGCCGCGGGCGCTCGTCGAGAAGAAGGGCCTCGGCCAGATCTCCGACGAAGGCGCCCTCCGGGGCGTCGTCGAGGAGGTCTTGAAGGAACACGCCTCCGTGGCCGAGGAGGTGCGCGGCGGCAAGGAGAAGTCGTTCGGGTTCCTGATGGGGCAGGTCATGAAGAAGACCCGCGGCCGCGCGAATCCCAAGTCCGTGCAGAAGATTATGAGGGAGGCGATAGGGAAAGGGTAG
- a CDS encoding aminotransferase class IV family protein: MKFAPFVYLDGRVVRGAQARVSPLDRGFLYGDGAFESMRAMEGVILEWDAHARRLYGSARRLGIPLGRRYPKEKLARGLRRLLRRNRLRNAMVRLSVTRGAASAWGLSFKNAKGPPTVAAFAVAFKGYAEAKYERGASLWTSAIRMVPPEALPPTLKSLNYLENILAAEEAARQGADEALLLTAEGLVAEGARSNLFWVRKDVVYTPSLGTGILPGITRARAMALARAMGIEVREVEAKRKVLDSAGEIFYTNSSSWAMPVTRLDGRRVGKGRRMGPVCRLLLTAFRAYYADEAGR; the protein is encoded by the coding sequence ATGAAATTCGCCCCCTTCGTCTACCTCGACGGCCGCGTCGTCCGCGGCGCGCAGGCCCGCGTCTCGCCGCTCGACCGGGGGTTCCTCTACGGCGACGGGGCCTTCGAATCCATGCGCGCCATGGAAGGAGTCATCCTGGAGTGGGACGCGCACGCGCGGCGCCTCTACGGGTCGGCCAGGCGGCTCGGCATCCCCCTGGGCCGGCGCTATCCGAAGGAAAAACTCGCGCGCGGCCTGAGGCGCCTGCTCCGGCGCAACCGACTGCGAAACGCCATGGTGCGCCTCTCCGTCACGCGCGGCGCCGCCTCGGCGTGGGGGCTTTCCTTCAAGAACGCGAAAGGGCCGCCCACCGTCGCGGCCTTCGCCGTTGCCTTCAAGGGGTACGCCGAAGCGAAGTATGAAAGAGGGGCCTCGCTCTGGACCTCGGCGATTCGAATGGTTCCTCCCGAGGCTCTTCCCCCGACCCTCAAGTCTCTCAACTATTTGGAAAACATCCTGGCCGCGGAGGAGGCCGCCCGGCAGGGCGCAGACGAGGCGCTCCTTCTGACCGCCGAAGGGCTCGTGGCCGAGGGCGCGCGCAGCAACCTTTTCTGGGTGCGGAAGGATGTCGTTTACACGCCCTCGCTCGGTACGGGGATTCTTCCCGGAATCACCCGCGCCCGCGCGATGGCCCTCGCCCGGGCCATGGGCATCGAGGTGCGCGAGGTCGAGGCGAAGCGAAAGGTTCTCGACAGCGCCGGCGAGATTTTCTACACGAACAGCTCCTCGTGGGCGATGCCCGTCACCCGGCTCGACGGCCGGCGCGTCGGCAAGGGGCGGCGTATGGGGCCCGTGTGCCGGTTGCTCCTGACGGCGTTCCGCGCGTATTACGCGGATGAAGCGGGCCGGTAA
- a CDS encoding acetyl-CoA carboxylase carboxyltransferase subunit alpha encodes MYRKAGDFETPLLEIREQIRHLIALDGFDDHDARERLEELQRELHEKTGEIYSRLSPWEKVQVARHPDRPYTLDYLEHMTEDFAEVHGDRRFADDGAIVAGFATFRGREVAVVGHQKGRTTTEKIARNFGMGRPEGYRKAARVMELAEKFRLPLLSFIDTAGAFPGIDAEERGQAEAIARNLRLMASLTTPFIATITGEGGSGGALAIGMGDVVNILEFSVYSVISPEGCAAILWKDAAKAPEAAQYLGLTPDVLKKFGLVDEVISEVQGGAHTDPEGMAKSLGDALERQLGELEALPPEERRERRYAKFRRMGAFLEEADA; translated from the coding sequence ATGTACCGCAAAGCGGGCGATTTTGAAACCCCACTTCTCGAGATTCGAGAGCAGATTAGGCACCTCATTGCCCTGGACGGATTCGACGACCACGACGCTAGGGAGCGCCTTGAGGAGCTCCAGCGCGAGCTGCACGAGAAGACCGGGGAAATTTATTCGCGCCTTTCCCCATGGGAGAAGGTCCAGGTGGCGCGCCATCCCGACCGCCCCTACACGCTCGATTACCTCGAGCACATGACGGAGGATTTTGCGGAGGTTCACGGCGACCGCCGCTTCGCCGACGACGGCGCGATCGTGGCGGGATTTGCGACGTTTCGTGGCAGGGAGGTGGCCGTGGTGGGCCACCAGAAGGGCCGCACCACGACGGAGAAAATTGCCAGAAACTTCGGCATGGGGCGCCCCGAGGGCTACCGCAAGGCGGCGCGCGTGATGGAGCTCGCCGAAAAATTCCGGCTCCCCCTTCTTTCCTTCATCGACACGGCGGGCGCCTTCCCCGGCATCGACGCCGAGGAGCGCGGCCAGGCGGAGGCCATCGCGCGCAACCTGCGCCTCATGGCCTCGCTCACGACGCCGTTCATCGCGACCATCACGGGCGAGGGGGGCTCGGGCGGGGCGCTGGCCATCGGCATGGGCGACGTCGTGAATATTCTCGAATTTTCCGTCTACTCCGTTATCTCGCCCGAAGGCTGCGCGGCCATCTTGTGGAAGGACGCCGCCAAGGCCCCAGAGGCGGCTCAATACCTGGGGCTTACGCCCGACGTCTTGAAAAAATTCGGCCTCGTTGACGAGGTTATTTCCGAAGTCCAGGGCGGCGCCCACACCGACCCCGAGGGGATGGCGAAGAGCCTGGGCGACGCCCTGGAGCGCCAGCTCGGGGAGCTGGAGGCCCTCCCGCCCGAGGAGCGCCGCGAGCGCCGCTACGCCAAGTTCCGCCGCATGGGCGCG